Proteins from one Emys orbicularis isolate rEmyOrb1 chromosome 2, rEmyOrb1.hap1, whole genome shotgun sequence genomic window:
- the SLC4A2 gene encoding anion exchange protein 2 → MSRSQVSSGIHHIVSSAFESPESDALGPGSPAAAEDEETDLNKTLGVERFEEILHDSHPRNGEEAGRSYGEEDFEYHRQSSHHIHHPLSTHLPPDARRKKGGQKGKKKRRRASIPGETPTIEEAEEDEDETCDTEPERSAEDLPGGIQFFLQEDEAAERCPEEPTTPTSLPSSPMELGGAAATDPKGAGPRAEEERGTDGPSADEPSCPGRPVPKSQPGHRSYNLNERRRIGSMTGVEQAQYQKVPTDESEAQTLASADLDYMKSHRFEDVPGVRRHLVRKSAKGQVVHVSKDYTEPSARLRKHNRQPHEVFVELNELVVDKNQELQWKETARWIKFEEDVEEETDRWGKPHVASLSFRSLLELRKTLSHGAVLLDLDQKTLPGVAHQVVEQMIISDQIRAEDRANVLRALLLKHSHPSDEKDFFPRNISAGSLGSLLVHHHSANHVGEGGEPTVTEPLIGTHAAEHEARVEVERERESLSSAPPAGITRSKSKHELKLLEKIPDNAEATVVLVGCVEFLDQPTMAFVRLQAAVELDSVLEVPIPVRFLFVLLGPSSANMDYHEIGRSISTLMSDKQFHEAAYLADDRHDLLGAINEFLDCSVVLPPSEVQGEELLRTVAHFQRQMLQKREEQERRLLLGTALEPKSSAEKALLKLKVVKEEDEDEDDPLRRTGRPFGGLVRDVRRRYPKYLSDFRDSLNPQCVAAIIFIYFAALSPAITFGGCWPSPPAGEKTQDLIGVSELIISTAVQGIVFCLLGAQPLLIIGFSGPLLVFEEAFFTFCTTNGLEYLVGRVWIGFWLILIVLVMVAVEGSILVRFVSRFTQEIFAFLISSFSSLIFIYETFSKLAKIFQEHPLHGCGRTNGTGVENGSAPLWNGMSAENGSAPLGNGTGGRAGPAVTGQPNTALLSLVLMAGTFFIAFFLRKFKNSRFFPGRIRRVIGDFGVPIAILIMVLVDFSIRDTYTQKLSVPSGFSVTAPEKRGWVINPLGEGSSFPVWMMVASALPAVLVFILIFMETQITTLIISKKERMLQKGSGFHLDLLLIVAMGGFCALFGLPWLAAATVRSVTHANALTVMSKAVAPGDKPKIQEVKEQRVTGLLVALLVGLSIVIGDLLRHIPLAVLFGIFLYMGVTSLNGIQFYERLHLLLMPPKHHPDVTYVKKVRSLRMHLFTGLQLACLAVLWAVMSTAASLAFPFILILTVPLRMCLLTRIFTARELKCLDAEEAEPIFDEREGVDEYNEMPMPV, encoded by the exons CCGGAGTCGGATGCCCTGGGCCCTGGCTCGCCCGCGGCGGCGGAGGACGAGGAGACCGACCTGAACAAGACGCTGGGGGTGGAGCGCTTTGAGGAGATCCTGCACGACTCGCACCCGCGCAACGGGGAGGAGGCCGGCCGCAGCTATGGCGAGGAGGATTTCGAgt ACCACCGCCAGTCGTCCCACCAcatccaccaccccctctccacgCACCTGCCCCCCGACGCCCGCAGGAAGAAGGGGGGGCAGAAGGGCAAGAAGAAGCGGCGTCGGGCGTCCATTCCAGGAGAGACCCCCACCAtcgaggaggcggaggaggatgaggatgagaCCTGCGACACGGAGCCAGAGCGGTCGGCCGAGGACCTGCCCGGGGGGATCCAG TTCTTCTTGCAGGAGGACGAGGCTGCCGAGCGCTGCCCAGAGGAGCCCACGACCCCAACGTCTCTGCCAAGCTCCcccatggagctggggggggctgcagctACGGACCCCAAGGGGGCCGG CCCCAGGGCCGAGGAGGAGCGTGGGACCGATGGTCCCAGTGCAGACGAGCCCAGCTGCCCAGGCCGCCCCGTTCCCAAGTCCCAGCCGGGGCACCGGAGCTACAACCTGAATGAGAGGCGGCGCATCGGCAGCATGACAGGGGTGGAGCAGGCCCAGTACCAGAAGGTGCCCACGGACGAATCGGAGGCCCAGACGCTGGCCTCGGCCGACCTGGACTACATGAAGA GCCACAGGTTCGAGGACGTGCCCGGGGTCCGACGGCACCTAGTCCGCAAGAGCGCCAAGGGCCAAGTCGTGCACGTCAGCAAAGACTACACGGAGCCGAGCGCCCGGCTCAGGAAACACAACCGGCAGCCGCACGAG GTCTTCGTGGAGCTGAACGAGCTGGTGGTGGACAAGAACCAGGAGCTGCAGTGGAAGGAGACGGCGCGCTGGATCAAGTTTGAGGAGGACGTGGAGGAGGAGACTGATCGCTGGGGGAAGCCCCATGTGGCCTCCCTGAGCTTCCGCAGCCTGCTGGAGCTGCGCAAGACCCTCTCCCATG gggcCGTGCTGCTGGACCTGGACCAGAAGACACTGCCGGGGGTGGCGCACCAGGTGGTGGAGCAGATGATCATCTCGGACCAGATCCGGGCCGAGGACCGTGCCAACGTGCTGCGGGCGCTGCTGCTAAAGCACAG CCACCCAAGCGACGAGAAGGATTTCTTCCCCCGCAACATCTCAGCTGgtagcctgggctccctgctggtgCATCACCACAGCGCCAACCACgtgggcgagggtggcgagcccaccGTCACCGAGCCCCTCATCGGCACCCACGCTGCCGAACACGAGGCCAGGGTCGAGGTGGAGCGGGAG cgagAGAGCCTGAGCTCGGCACCCCCAGCTGGCATCACGAGGTCGAAGTCGAAGCACGAGCTGAAGCTGCTGGAGAAGATCCCAGACAACGCGGAGGCCACGGTGGTGCTTGTGG GCTGCGTGGAGTTCCTGGACCAGCCCACCATGGCCTTCGTGCGGCTGCAGGCGGCCGTGGAGCTGGACTCGGTGCTGGAGGTGCCCATCCCCGTCCGCTTCCTCTTCGTGCTGCTGGGGCCCAGCAGCGCCAACATGGACTACCACGAGATCGGGCGCTCCATCTCCACCCTCATGTCCGACAAG CAATTCCACGAGGCAGCGTATCTGGCCGACGACCGGCACGACCTGCTCGGCGCCATCAATGAGTTCCTGGACTGCAGCGTGGTGCTGCCGCCCTCCGAGGTGCAGGGCGAGGAGCTGCTGCGCACCGTGGCCCACTTCCAGCGCCAGATGCTCCAGAAGCGCGAGGAGCAAGAGCGCCGGCTGCTGCTGGGCACCGCGCTGGAGCCCAAGTCATCCGCTGAGAAAG CGCTGCTGAAGCTGAAGGTGGTgaaggaggaggacgaggacgagGATGACCCCCTGCGGCGCACGGGCCGGCCCTTCGGGGGGCTCGTCCGTGACGTGCGCCGGCGCTACCCCAAATACCTGAGCGACTTCAGGGACAGCCTGAACCCCCAGTGCGTCGCCGCCATCATCTTCATCTACTTCGCCGCGCTCTCGCCGGCCATCACCTTCGGGGGCTGCTGG ccctcaccccccgcaggCGAGAAGACCCAGGACCTGATCGGGGTGTCGGAGCTGATCATCTCCACGGCCGTGCAGGGCATCGTCTTCTGCCTGCTGGGCGCCCAGCCGCTGCTCATCATCGGCTTCTCCGGGCCCCTGCTCGTCTTCGAAGAAGCTTTTTTCACA TTCTGCACGACCAACGGGCTGGAGTACCTGGTGGGGCGCGTGTGGATCGGCTTCTGGCTCATCCTCATCGTGCTGGTGATGGTGGCCGTGGAGGGCAGCATCCTGGTGCGCTTCGTGTCCCGCTTCACCCAGGAGATCTTCGCCTTCCTCATCTCCTCATTTTCATCCCTCATTTTCATCTACGAGACCTTCTCCAAGCTGGCCAAG ATCTTCCAGGAGCACCCCCTGCACGGCTGCGGGCGGACAAACGGGACGGGTGTGGAGAATGGCAGCGCGCCCCTGTGGAACGGGATGAGCGCGGAGAACGGCAGCGCGCCCCTGGGGAACGGGacggggggccgggccgggccggcggtgacGGGGCAGCCCAACACGGCCCTGCTCTCGCTGGTGCTCATGGCCGGCACCTTCTTCATCGCCTTCTTCCTGCGCAAGTTCAAGAACAGCCGCTTCTTCCCGGGGAGG ATCCGTCGGGTGATCGGGGACTTCGGGGTGCCCATCGCCATCCTCATCATGGTGCTGGTGGATTTCAGCATCCGGGATACGTACACGCAG AAGCTGAGCGTTCCCAGTGGCTTCTCAGTGACGGCCCCGGAGAAGCGGGGCTGGGTCATCAACCCCCTGGGCGAGGGCAGCTCCTTCCCCGTCTGGATGATGGTGGCCAGTGCCCTGCCGGCCGTGCtggtcttcatcctcatcttcatgGAGACCCAGATCACCAC GCTGATCATCAGTAAGAAGGAGCGCATGCTGCAGAAGGGCTCCGGCTTCCACCTCGACCTGCTGCTCATTGTGGCCATGGGCGGCTTCTGCGCCCTCTTCGGGCTGCCCTGGCTGGCGGCCGCCACGGTGCGCTCGGTGACCCACGCCAACGCCCTGACCGTCATGAGCAAGGCCGTGGCCCCCGGCGACAAGCCCAAGATCCAGGAGGTGAAGGAGCAGCGCGTCACGGGGCTGCTGGTGGCCCTGCTCGTGG GCCTGTCCATCGTCATCGGGGACCTGCTGCGGCACATCCCCCTGGCCGTGCTCTTCGGGATCTTCCTCTACATGGGCGTCACCTCGCTGAACGGGATCCAGTTCTACGAGCGCCTGCACTTGCTGCTCATGCCCCCCAAGCACCACCCCGACGTCACCTACGTCAAAAAG GTGCGCAGCCTGCGGATGCACCTCTTCACGGGCCTGCAGCTGGCGTGCCTGGCCGTGCTCTGGGCCGTCATGTCCACCGCTGCCTCCCTGGCCTTCCCCTTCATCCTCATCCTCA